From a region of the Mycobacterium sp. SMC-8 genome:
- a CDS encoding TnsA-like heteromeric transposase endonuclease subunit: protein MLAGDAVAAGRCDAVFEVADVDGTSRLPLELAHGIRFDVDCEPVRSFPSFRGQRNFPGLWWFATTRRHIGYESWVERDQLMALDANPETVGVASQPFRLRWPDGRHHVPDYYARRSDGTVVIVDVRPDDRIPESDAELFARSEVVCIAAGWQYRRVGVLDPVLAANLRWLSGYRHPRALRPGVAAELLSCFAREQPLLEGATAVGDPLVVLPVLFHLLWHRRLVVDLSRTVLDDRTAVSAAAL, encoded by the coding sequence ATGCTGGCCGGTGATGCTGTTGCCGCGGGCCGGTGCGATGCGGTGTTTGAGGTAGCCGACGTGGATGGGACTTCCCGTCTTCCATTGGAGTTGGCTCATGGGATCCGGTTCGATGTCGATTGCGAGCCGGTGCGGTCGTTTCCGTCGTTTCGTGGGCAACGGAATTTTCCTGGGCTGTGGTGGTTCGCGACGACGCGCCGGCACATCGGTTATGAATCGTGGGTTGAGCGGGATCAGCTGATGGCATTGGATGCTAATCCTGAAACCGTTGGCGTTGCCTCCCAACCTTTTCGGCTGCGATGGCCCGATGGCCGTCATCATGTGCCCGACTACTACGCTCGCAGATCCGACGGCACGGTCGTGATCGTCGATGTTCGTCCCGATGACCGGATTCCTGAGTCTGATGCGGAGTTGTTCGCCCGCTCGGAGGTCGTGTGCATTGCGGCCGGCTGGCAGTACCGGCGCGTCGGTGTATTGGACCCTGTGCTGGCGGCGAACCTGCGGTGGCTGTCTGGGTACCGGCATCCGAGAGCGTTGCGACCTGGCGTGGCGGCAGAACTGTTGAGCTGTTTCGCCCGCGAGCAGCCCCTTCTGGAGGGCGCGACGGCGGTGGGCGACCCGCTGGTGGTGCTGCCTGTGCTGTTCCATCTGCTCTGGCATCGACGCTTGGTGGTCGATCTGTCCCGGACGGTCCTCGACGATCGGACGGCAGTGAGCGCGGCAGCGTTATGA